A part of Synechococcus sp. KORDI-49 genomic DNA contains:
- the speB gene encoding agmatinase, with product MSSPTDPNGAFQRSHPSEGMQALEKERKLPLTGWQQEVDQAKRLGLEAAESIVDRNISTFSRGELPHFAGINTFMKAPYLEDVNQVGNYDVAIVGVPHDCGTTYRPGTRFGPQGIRRISALYTPYNYEMGVDLREQITLCDVGDIFTIPANNEKSFDQISKGIAHVFASGAFPIILGGDHSIGFPTVRGVCRHLGDKKVGIIHFDRHVDTQEIDLDERMHTCPWFHATNMANAPAENLVQLGIGGWQVPREGVKVCRERGTNVLTVTDITEMGLEAAAQYAIERATDGTDCVYISFDIDCIDAGFVPGTGWPEPGGLLPREALKLLELIVRNVPVCGLEIVEVSPPYDISDMTSLMATRVICDAMAHLVVSGQLPRKDKPAWVSDVCNMNVDQKWR from the coding sequence ATGTCATCCCCAACGGACCCCAACGGGGCCTTTCAGCGTTCGCATCCCAGCGAAGGCATGCAGGCGCTCGAGAAGGAACGCAAGCTGCCCCTCACTGGCTGGCAGCAGGAAGTTGATCAGGCCAAGCGCCTGGGTCTTGAAGCGGCCGAAAGCATCGTGGACCGCAACATCTCCACGTTCTCCCGCGGCGAGCTGCCCCACTTCGCGGGCATCAACACCTTCATGAAGGCGCCCTACCTGGAGGATGTGAACCAGGTGGGCAACTACGACGTGGCCATCGTCGGGGTCCCCCACGACTGCGGCACGACCTACCGCCCCGGCACCCGTTTCGGGCCTCAGGGCATCCGCCGTATCTCAGCGTTGTACACCCCTTACAACTACGAAATGGGAGTGGATCTGCGCGAACAGATCACCCTCTGCGATGTCGGCGACATCTTCACGATTCCGGCCAACAACGAAAAGAGCTTCGATCAGATCTCCAAGGGCATCGCCCACGTGTTCGCCAGCGGCGCCTTCCCGATCATTCTCGGCGGCGACCACTCCATCGGCTTCCCCACCGTGCGCGGCGTCTGCCGCCACCTCGGCGATAAGAAAGTCGGCATCATCCACTTCGACCGCCACGTCGACACCCAGGAGATCGACCTGGACGAGCGGATGCACACCTGCCCCTGGTTCCATGCCACCAACATGGCCAATGCTCCGGCCGAGAACCTGGTGCAGCTCGGCATCGGCGGCTGGCAGGTGCCGCGCGAGGGCGTGAAGGTCTGCCGCGAACGCGGCACCAACGTGCTCACCGTCACGGACATCACCGAGATGGGTCTGGAGGCGGCAGCCCAGTACGCGATCGAACGGGCCACCGACGGCACCGACTGCGTTTACATCTCCTTTGACATCGACTGCATCGATGCCGGCTTCGTTCCCGGCACCGGCTGGCCCGAACCCGGCGGACTGCTGCCGCGCGAGGCACTCAAGCTGCTCGAGCTGATCGTGCGCAACGTGCCGGTGTGCGGTCTCGAGATCGTCGAAGTGTCGCCGCCGTACGACATCAGCGACATGACCTCACTGATGGCCACCCGCGTGATCTGCGATGCCATGGCCCACCTGGTGGTCAGCGGCCAGCTGCCCCGCAAGGACAAGCCGGCCTGGGTCAGCGATGTCTGCAACATGAACGTCGATCAGAAGTGGAGATAA